Proteins co-encoded in one Aquincola tertiaricarbonis genomic window:
- the prmA gene encoding 50S ribosomal protein L11 methyltransferase, producing the protein MFELILRAPESLVETVSDALMLELDALSVSVEDADADSEAEQALFGEPGMPAPKAGWQRSTLRALFPEEAAATEAATLLLAQDWAADVAMQGLQPVPEQDWVRLTQSQFAPVEITPSFWIVPTWHEPPAAAQQIIRLDPGLAFGTGTHPTTRMCLRWIATQPDERRAGWQRVLDYGCGSGILAIGAALHNGQAIDAVDIDPAAVTSTQANAQANGVQLNAGLPELASGHYPLVLANILATPLKLLAPLLCGHVAAGGDLVLAGILERQADELTAAYAPWCELAVHDREDGWVLMTARFAP; encoded by the coding sequence ATGTTTGAACTGATCCTGCGCGCCCCCGAATCGCTGGTCGAGACGGTGTCCGATGCGCTGATGCTGGAGCTGGACGCCTTGTCGGTGTCGGTGGAAGACGCCGATGCCGACAGCGAGGCCGAGCAAGCGCTGTTCGGCGAACCCGGCATGCCCGCGCCCAAGGCCGGCTGGCAGCGCTCCACGCTGCGCGCGCTGTTTCCCGAGGAAGCCGCCGCCACCGAAGCCGCCACGCTGCTGCTGGCCCAGGACTGGGCCGCTGACGTGGCGATGCAAGGCCTGCAGCCGGTGCCCGAGCAGGACTGGGTGCGGCTGACGCAATCGCAGTTCGCGCCGGTCGAGATCACGCCCAGCTTCTGGATCGTGCCCACCTGGCATGAGCCGCCGGCCGCCGCGCAGCAGATCATCCGGCTCGACCCGGGCCTGGCCTTTGGCACCGGCACCCACCCCACCACCCGCATGTGCCTGCGCTGGATCGCCACGCAGCCGGACGAGCGCCGCGCCGGCTGGCAGCGGGTGCTGGACTACGGCTGCGGCTCGGGCATCCTGGCCATCGGCGCGGCGCTGCATAACGGCCAGGCCATCGACGCGGTCGACATCGATCCGGCGGCCGTGACCTCCACCCAGGCCAATGCCCAGGCCAACGGCGTGCAGCTGAACGCCGGCCTGCCCGAACTGGCCAGTGGCCACTACCCGCTGGTGCTGGCCAACATCCTGGCCACGCCGCTCAAGCTGCTGGCGCCGCTGCTGTGCGGCCATGTGGCCGCGGGCGGCGACCTGGTGCTGGCCGGCATCCTGGAGCGCCAGGCCGACGAACTGACGGCCGCCTACGCGCCCTGGTGCGAACTGGCGGTGCACGACCGTGAAGACGGCTGGGTGCTGATGACGGCCCGTTTCGCACCATGA
- a CDS encoding DUF3426 domain-containing protein, which yields MSLATRCAQCGTVFRVVEDQLKVSEGWVRCGRCEAVFNALESLFDLEQEAPPPWPAGAEADGLPGRDGMELPPPVPPPSAPLPEPVAARSSRPLGPLEPPPFEPSDLPEEDQPASARLDHRPLLHEPDDAPYASGFDAPYRSAREAAPAASARDLDPPRFEPTQAPLDELDDLDRNEPPVYGRSAPLPMRESPPDLPAPGRAPTVPAAAAGLGSAATAAPTPEFMRRAPAAAGRTPRPPKPATAWQRPGVRSALAVAAVLLALLLLAQLGLRWRDVLAARWPESAPVLRGLCAIAGCQVEPMRRVDSLAVESSGLVMLEGSTNQYEFTATLRNNDRVPVMLPSLELTLTDAQGQVVARKVLNASSLGAHGSTIAPGATLPLQGVLAGGDRKITGYSAEIFYP from the coding sequence ATGAGCCTGGCCACCCGCTGCGCGCAGTGCGGCACCGTCTTCCGCGTGGTCGAAGACCAGCTGAAGGTGTCTGAAGGCTGGGTGCGCTGCGGCCGCTGCGAAGCGGTGTTCAACGCGCTGGAATCGCTGTTCGACCTGGAACAGGAAGCGCCGCCGCCCTGGCCTGCCGGTGCCGAGGCCGATGGCCTGCCCGGCCGCGACGGCATGGAGCTACCACCACCCGTGCCTCCGCCCAGCGCGCCGCTGCCGGAGCCGGTGGCCGCGCGCAGCAGCCGCCCGCTGGGGCCGCTGGAGCCGCCGCCCTTCGAGCCCTCGGACCTGCCCGAGGAAGACCAGCCCGCCTCGGCCCGGCTGGACCACCGCCCGCTGCTGCACGAGCCGGACGACGCGCCCTATGCGTCGGGCTTCGATGCGCCCTACCGCAGCGCCCGCGAGGCAGCCCCGGCGGCTTCGGCCCGCGACCTCGACCCACCCCGCTTCGAACCCACGCAGGCACCGCTGGACGAGCTCGACGACCTGGACCGCAACGAGCCCCCGGTGTACGGCCGTTCGGCGCCGTTGCCCATGCGCGAGTCACCGCCCGACCTGCCTGCGCCGGGCCGGGCCCCCACCGTGCCTGCGGCGGCGGCCGGCCTGGGCAGCGCCGCCACCGCGGCCCCCACGCCCGAATTCATGCGCCGTGCACCGGCAGCCGCCGGCAGAACGCCGCGGCCGCCCAAGCCCGCCACGGCGTGGCAGCGGCCAGGCGTGCGCAGCGCCCTGGCGGTGGCGGCGGTGCTGCTGGCGCTGCTGCTGCTGGCCCAGTTGGGGCTGCGCTGGCGCGACGTGCTGGCCGCCCGCTGGCCCGAATCGGCCCCCGTGCTGCGCGGCCTGTGCGCCATCGCCGGCTGCCAGGTGGAGCCGATGCGCCGGGTGGACAGCCTGGCCGTGGAGAGCAGTGGCCTGGTGATGCTGGAAGGCAGCACCAACCAGTACGAGTTCACCGCCACACTGCGCAACAACGACCGGGTGCCGGTGATGCTGCCTTCGCTGGAACTCACGCTGACCGATGCGCAAGGCCAGGTGGTGGCGCGCAAGGTACTGAACGCCAGCAGCCTGGGGGCCCATGGCAGCACCATCGCCCCTGGGGCCACGTTGCCGCTGCAAGGCGTGCTGGCGGGTGGCGATCGCAAGATCACCGGCTACAGCGCCGAGATCTTCTACCCCTGA